GTCAAGCGCGAGGCGTCGGCCGCGCTCAGAGGGGTCTACGACTGCGACGTCACGGTCCAAGAGGAACAGTCGATCCCCGACGGCGCGTTCGACCGCAGCCGGAATCAGTACCGTGCCGAGCAGTTCATCGAACTCGCTAGTCGGGTCGGCACGGGGGAGAAAAACATCGGAATTACCTCCCAAGACCTCTACTACCGGCGGCGGAACTACGTATTCGGCCTCGCCTACCTGAACGGCAACGGCTCCGTGATTTCGACGCATCGACTCCAGACCTCCTCGGACGGCGGCATTACGACGAAGCCCCAATCGGAGGTGTTCGCCGACCGCGTGCGCAAGGAGGTCGTCCACGAAATCGGCCACACCCTCGGTCTCGAACACTGCGACAACAGCAAGTGCGTGATGTCTTTCTCTCCGACGGTCCGCGAAGTCGACGTCAAAGAGGAGAACCTCTGCGGGACGTGTAGCCAACTGTTGTACTGAGTCACTGACTACTCACTCGAACTGGTATTATTCACTAACTATCTCTGATTAAACTATCTATAGCTTGCCGAAACCTATTATCACGGTACTATTGCGTACTCTACGATGCTTCCCGATTTCAAATTCGTTTAATATATTCTAAAACACTATTATGTTTATTTTAGATTTTTATATTGCTACGATGGTAGCGTGCGTGTTCGTTTTGCGGTCTGCGCCCACTGATTGACCGGTTGACACCTCGTGGGAACCGGAGTGTGGCACGTTTATTATCGAACGAGAACAGGGACCCGTATGGACCAAACCGATGTCGTCAGTGCGCTTTCCGTTCGGGAGGAGACGATCCTCGAGGCGTGCGGCGACCCGCCGCTCCCCGAGATGGGCGTGATCGAGCAGGTGTGGGAGACGGACTCGATTTCCGACGACGACGTTCGAAAGCGGGCGGCCGAAGCCGCCGCGGCGCTGCCGCTCGATTCAGTGCCGAAGGGCGGCGAAATAGCGCTCGGCGTCGGCAGCCGAGGTATTGCGAACCTCCCGACGATCGTCGCCGGCGTCGTCGACGCCGTCTCCGAGGCCGGCTACGAGCCGTTCGTCTTCCCCGCGATGGGAAGTCACGGCGGCGCGACCGGCGAGGGCCAACGCGAGATGCTCGAAGAACTCGGCGTGACCGAGGAGGCGATCGGCTGTGAGATCCGCTCCAGTATGGAGGTCGTCGAGGTCGGCCGGACGCCCGAGCGCGACGTCCCCGTCGTCGCCGACGCCAACGCGGCCGCGGCCGACGGGATCGTCCCGATCAACCGAATCAAGCCGCACACCGATTTCGACGGCGTCGTCGAGAGCGGCCTCTCGAAGATGCTCGTCATCGGGATGGGCAAGCAGCGTGGCGCGAAGATCGCCCACGACTGGGCGGTCGATTGGTCGCTTCGGGAGATGATCCCCGAGATAACGGAACAACTGCTCGCGGAGCTCCCGGTCGTCGGCGGCGTCGCCATCGTCGAGGACCAGCACGACGACACGTCGATCCTCGAGGGCGTCCCGCCGAGCGGCTTTCTGGATCGCGAGGCCGAACTGCTCGAAACGGCCTACGAGATAATGCCCAAGATCCCCTTCGAGGAGGTCGACGTCGTCGTCTTCGACCGACAGGGCAAGGACATCAGCGGGCAGGGAATGGACACGAACGTCATCGGACGGCGACCGTTCGCGATCAACGAACCGGAGCCCGAGCGCCCGCGGATCAAGCGGATCTACGTGCGCGGGCTCACCGAGACGACCCACGGCAACGCGATGGGCGTCGGCTCCGCGGACGTGATCCACGAGGACATCGTCGCCGAACTCGACGCGCCGACGACGCTGATCAACGCGCTCACTGCGAGCACGATCCGCGGCGTCCGCCTCCCGCCGGTCGTCGAGACCGACCGGGCCGGGCTGGTCGCCGCGCTCTCGACGATCGGCGTGGTCGACACCGACACCGTCCGCGTCCTGCGCGCCTCCGACACGATGCGCCTCCATCGGCTCGTCGCGTCGAAAGCCCTCGTCGAGGAGGCCCGCTCCCGCGACGATTTGCGGGTCGTCACAGAGCCCTCGCCGATCGAGTTCGAAGACGGCGCGTTCGTCGACGCGTCGGCGTACGGCGACGCGCACGATAGTCGGAACACGGCGCACGAATAGGCGGACGTCGGGTTGCGCCATCGAGCGGCAGCGACGAGTCGCGAGCGGAGGTGGGTCGCAGCCGTCGGCGACTTCTCGAATTCCTTTTCGCCGCCGGATTACACCGTCTCGCCGATGACGGCGTTTCGAAGAGTGCCGACGCCCTCGTAGGTGATCTCGATCTCGTCGCCCGGTTCGATCGTTCCCGGATTAGCCGGGCTGCCGAAGGCGATCACGTCGCCCGGACGGAACGTGAACCGCCGTGAGAGGTACGAAACCACCTCGTAGGGATCGAACAGCATCAACTCGGTGTTGGCGTCTTGACGCACCTCGCCGTTGATCTCGGTTCGGATGTCGAGGTCGTAGGGCGTGACGTCCGTCTCGATCCACGGGCCGAGCGGTCCGGAGGTGTCGAAGGCCTTCCGCGCGGTTCGGCCCTGCTGGTCGAGCGCGTCGACGTCGTTCAGGACCGTGTATCCGCGGATGACATCCGGGACATCCTCGGGAGCGACGTCGCGACACCGCTCGTCGACGACGGCCGCGAGTTCTCCGGCGTACGTCAGCTCCTCGGTCCACGAGGGGTACCGAATCGGCTGTTCGGGGCCGACGAGCGAGGATTGGGGCTTGATGAAGAAATCCGGTTCCTCGGGGCGGTCGTAGTCCATCTGATCGAGCGTTTCCGCGTAGTTGCGGCCGACGCAGTACAGCGCCGAGGGCGTACACGGGTACGTGAGCGCTCCGTCGCGACCGACGGTGTACGTTCCGTCGTCGGCGACGACGGTGCCGTCCTCGTACCGCCCACTGACGGGGCCTTCTGGAGTCTGGATTCGCGCGATTCGCATACGCGGAGTGCGCGTCCGATTTGTAAAACGGCAGCGAAACCCGACCCGACGTGAGCCGAACGCCCGAGTGCGTACAACCCCCTCGATCGTGGCGCTAGCTCCCTATCGCGAGTGACGCTACCTATTCAGATATTTACTTAGACGGGTATATGATAGGAAACTTGAGAAGATATCGGAATCGGCTACTTACTCTGACACATTATTCGTCGATAAACCGCCGCTATATGCCGATTCAACCGAATTCTTTCGTCGCGACCCGCGGGAGCTTTTCATCGGTAATTCGATATTCTATCAAACGTTTAAATTTCGACAACTCCTGATTTATAGATACTATTCGTCGAGGTCGCTCGGAGTCAGGTCGGAATCGGCGTGCCGGACGACAGCGACCACTTTCTCGCCGTACCCCTCGTCTCCAACTAGTCACCGCCGAGTGCGCTACGCCGGGGTAAGCGTTGAGCCGCTCTTCGACTGGGGCAAGATACACGCTCTTTCCCCCGACGCCGCCGGCGAATGCTTCGCTGTGCGGGTCGTTCTCCGCGGCGATGCTCAGAAGTTCCCGAACGACGGTAGTTCGGTACTCGAAGACCTGTACGTAAAGCGAGAGTAGGCTCAGACGTCCACGTAGTGTTGGAACATCCGGTCGTCTTCGACCTCGATGTCGAAGAGGCGAACGGCGTTGCCGCCGAGGATTAAGTTCAGTTCCTCCTGCGGGAGATCTCGCTCCATCGCGAACTTCTCCAACTGGCGCAGGCTCGGCCCCCAGTAGTCGGACTGATGCGCCGGGAGCCCGCGGTCTGAGATCTGCTCCCAGTAGTACGGCGGGTCCTCGTTCGGCTGGCTGTGCTCGACCATAGACGCGCCCCAGTCGGTGCCCCAGAGCAGTTGGTCGATGCCGATGTTGGGGTCGTTCAGCGGCTTCTTCATCAGGTCGGCCCAGTAGAGACCGATTTCGAGGTAGACGTCGTCGAAGGAGGCCGCGACTTGGCAGCACTTGTCCACGTACTCTTCTCGCCAGCCGGCCTGCATTCCGCCGTGATCGAAGATGATCGGCACTTCGGGGTACTCGGCTTTCATCTGGCTCGCGAGCGTCGGGTCGCTCCAGTCGGGGAACAGATTGAACAGTCCGTGCGCGCCGCCGTATCCCGACACGTAGCCGGTGTGCCAGCGAACGGGGACGCCGTGGTCGGCGGCGACGTCAAAGACGTGGCGCATGTCCTTCTTCCGCTGCTTCCACTCGACCGGTTCCGTTCGGGTGGGATCGCCGCGGATGCCCTCGCCGGTCATGCGGAAGCCGTCCTGGGAGAGCCAGTAATCAAGTTCCTCGGCGGCGGCCTCCCAAGACCACTCTTCCTCACCGCGCAGCGCCTTCTTCTTCGTCTGGACGGGCGCGGCGGCCGCGATGAACTTGTCGGGGTTCTCGTCGATGATGTCCTTGTTGATCTCGTTGGTCATCCCGAAACTCGGAAGCAACACGCACATGTCGACGCCGTAGGTGTCCATGTCCCGCAGCACCCGATCGGAGTTGTCGTACACGATGACGTCGTCGTCGCCGTTGGACTCCTCGGCCGGGACGGCCATCTTCATTTTGTCCGGAAGCGTCTCGTACTGGGACTCGTCACCGTGGTCTTGGATTCGCACCGCGTGACGCTGCCCGTGGCAGTGGGTCTCGACGATAAATCGCCCTAACTTCATACGGTTGTTGTCTCGATAGAAATACAATAAACGTTTGGGTAAAACCGGGGACGACGCGGAAACGGAGACGTCGACGATTGACGGACAGTCGATTGCGGACAGTCGATTACCGACGAGCGACTGCGGACGGCTTTCGGGGCTGGAAACCGCTCCGTTCGGTTTCCGGTCAGACCGCTCGGTTTCTGGTCAGGCCGCTCAGTTTCCAGTCAGTTCGGTCCGGAGACTCATCCGGTCGAGTTTGTCACTCGACGTTCGGGGCAGCCGTTCGTCTTCGAAGAAGTACTCTCGGGGTCGTTCGAATCGAGAGAGTTTCTCGCTCTCCAGACACCACTCGTCGAGGTCATCGTCGGTCAGGTCCGGATCCGAGCGGTTGACGACGGCGGTCACTTTCTCGCCGTACTCCTCGTCGTCGAGACCGACGACGGCGGATTCGACGATCCCGGGGTGGGCGTTGAGCCGCTCTTCGATGGGCGTCGGAAAGACCTTGAGCCCCTTCGAGATGATCATGTTGTCGTCCCGGCCTTCGATGTAGAGGTATCCGTCCTCGTCCTTGTACCCGAGGTCCCCGGAGTACCACCAGCCGTTCTCGAAGGCCTCTTCTGTCTTCTCGCTGTTCCCCCACGCCCAGACCGCCGAATCGCCGCTCTTGACGATGACCTCCCCGACCTCGCGGGGATCGCAGACGTCTTCGGGGCTGCCACCGCGCTCGACAACCCGTATCTGGATCCCGAGGAGCGGTTTCCCGACGCTCTCGATCCGCTCGCCCTCGATTTCCGTCACGTCGATGTTCGTCCCGCTCGTTTCGGTGGCCGCGTACGCCTGCGAGATCGACGGACAGATGCGTTCCCTGAGGTTTTCGAGCGTCGTCGCATCGAGCGTCTCGCCCGCGGATTCGATGTTTCTGAGGCTCCCGAGGTCGTACTCGTCGAGGCGGTCGAGCCGGAGGATCTCGCGCCACATCGTCGGGACGAGAATCGCGTTCGTGATCGACCGCTCTTGGATGCACTCGACGAACCGCTCGGGGTCCCACTCGGGGAGGAAGTACGAGGTGCCGTTCGACAGCAGCGTCGGCAGCGTCGTCGAGTACCACGCCGCGAACGAGGGCGAGAACACGTTCGGGACTCTGGTCCGGCGGGAGGTCTGTTTCTTGTGCGCGAGCTTCATCGCGCGGAGGATCAACCCTCGGTTCGTGTTACACCATCCCTTCGGCTCGCCGGTCGTTCCGGAGGTCCAGATCACCGCCGCGATATCGTCGGAGCCGACGCGGACGTCCGGCTCCTCCGCCGACGTCTCGGCCGTCAGCGACGCGATCGACTGCTCGTAGTCGGTCTGCGGCTCCCCCGTCGTCACGACGGCCTGCAGATCCGTCGAGAGCTGATCGTAGACGTGCTCCTCGACGAACGACGAGCGGTCTTCGTCGAGCACGAGGACGCGCGGACGGAGCGAATCGATACACGAGCGAGTCGTCTCGGGGGACTCTCGAACGTGGAGGTTCGAGACGACACAACCTGCCTTCAGCGCACCGTTCCACAGCGTCATATGCGAGACGCTCCCTTCACAGAGGAAGGCGATCCGATCGCCTTGGCCGACGTGCTTTCGAAACCCGTTTGCGGCCCGATTACTCTGTTCGTCGAACTCGGCCCACGTCACCTCTCGCCCGTCGACGCCCTCGCCGTAGGCGACCCGGTTCGGGTTATTTTCGACGGCGATACTCGACAGTTCTCGGACAGTGGGTAGTTCCGTGTTCGGTGATGGTTGCATTATCTTCGAATGTCTTCGGTTGTGAGGCGTTCACGCGGGGATTCACCGGAACTCATCCGGCAGCGTATCGGGGTTCGTGTCTTGTGGCCACGGCGCGTCGGATTTCGTGGCCGTCGTGGGCGTGGACGGTTCAAAGCGGGCCGTTCGCACGACCCCGCGAGACGGGGACCGCTCGTCGAACGCTCGCTCATCAGATATCGACGTAGTGCTGGAACATCCGGTCGTCTTCGACCTCGATGTCGAAGAGGCGAACGGCGTTGCCGCCGAGGATTAAGTTCAGTTCCTCTTGCGGGAGGTCCTGCTCCATCGCGAACTTCCGAAGTTGTCGGAGTCCGGCACCCCAGTAGTCGGGCTGGTGTGCGGGCAGCCCTCGGCTCCCGATCTGCTCCCAGAAGGTCGGCGGGTCCTCGTTCGGCTGGCTCTTCTGCACCATCGAAGCCCCCCAGTCGTTACCCCAGAGCAGTTGGTCGATGCCGATGTTGGGGTCGTTCAGCGGCTTCTTCATCAGGTCGGCCCAGTAGAGACCGATCTCCATATACACGTCGTCGAAGGAAGCGGCGACCTGACAGCACTTCTCGACGTAGTCCTCGCGCCAGCCGGCCTGCATTCCGCCGTGATCGAAGATGATCGGCACTTCGGGGTACTCGGCTTTCATCTGGCTCGCGAGCGTCGGGTCGCTCCAGTCGGGATAGAGATTGAACAGGTGATTCCCGCCGTAGCCGGAGGCGTAGCCGGTGTGCCAGCGAACGGGGACGCCGTGGTCGGCGGCGACGTCGAAGACGTGGCGCATGTCCTTCTTTCGCTGCTTCCACTCGATCGGCTCGGTCCTCGTGGGATCGCCGCGGATGCCCTCGCCGGTCATGCAGAAGCCGTCCTGAGAGAGCCAGTAATCGAGTTCTTCGGCGGCGGCCTCCCACGACCACTCCTCCTCGCCGCGCAGCGCCTTCCGCTTCGTCTGTGCGGGGGCGGCGGCCGCGATGAACTTGTCGGGGTTCTCGTCGATGATGTCCTTGTTGATCTCGTTCGTCATCCCGAAGCCCGAGAGGAGCACGCACATGTCGACGCCGTAGGTGTCCATATCCCGCAGCACCCGATCGGAGTTATCGTAGATGACGACGTCCTCGTCGTCGTCGGCCTCGCTCTCGGGCGTGGCCAACTTCATCGCTTTCGCCAGATTCCCGTAGCTGGAATCTCCCTGCTTCTGTATGTTCACCGCGTGACGTTGGGCGTGGCAGTGCGTCTCGACGATAAACCGTCCTAACTTCATCGAACCAAATTCGGAACTCCCAGTATATAATTGTTTTATTAATCTATATGATAGAAAATCCGGGGCACCCATACATTTATTATCTATACTGAGGAATCGCTACGAAAATCTATGACTATTGTGGTCAACTCGTTGCGGAAAGTATACCAAGCGGGATCGACCGAGCACGTCGCTGTCGACGGGATCGACCTCGAAATCGGCTCCGACGAATTCTTCACGCTGGTCGGTCCCTCCGGGTGTGGAAAGTCGACGACGCTGCGCTGTATCGCCGGATTGGAAACGCCGACGAGCGGTGAAATTCTCGTCGAAGACGAAGACGTCACGCACACCGCCCCGAACAACCGCGGTCTCGCGATGATGTTCCAAGACATCGCGCTGTATCCGCACATGAACGTCATCGACAACATCGCGTATCCGCTGAAAGTTCGCGGTGTGGACAAAGAGGAGCGGTACGAGCGGGCCCGCGACGTCGCAGATCTGATGCAGATCCCCGAGCTTCTTCAGAAATACCCCGGCGAGCTCAGCGGCGGACAGCGACAACGGACGGCGATCGCGCGTACGATCGTTTACGACCCGCGCGCGTTCCTGATGGACGAACCCCTCAGCGACCTCGACGCGCAGCTCAAAGTCGAGATTCGAAAGGAGATCCAACGCGTCCACGACCGCGCGGAGAAACCGACCGTATACGTCACCCACGACCAGTCGGAGGCGCTGTCGATGAGCGATCGGATCGCGGTGATGAACGACGGGCACATTATGGGCATCGGCAGCCCCGACGAGCTGTACGAAGAGCCCGAGAACACCTTCGTCGCGGGATTCATCGGCAATCCGTCGATGAATTTCATTCCGGGAACCATCACGACCGAGTCGGAGGGGTCGGTCTCCGTGTCTATGCACGACGATTCGTTGGAGCTGGAGCTCACCGAGGACGCCCCCGAAACAGACGACGTCGAAATCGGTATCCGCCCCGAGCGCGTCGACGTCGTTTCCGACTCCAAGGCGGGGCGAATCCGCGGCACGCTCGAACTGATCGAACGGGTCGGTGACCGCCGACTCGCGACTGTCGACACCGCAGACGGCGAGATCAGAGCGCTCAACCTCGATTCCGATGATCTCCAGCAGGGCAGTACGGTCTCGGTCGCGTTCGATCCCTCCGACGTGCACCTCTTCGACGACAGTACCGGTGAAGCCCTCTGTCACCCGGTGAACTACTCTTCGACCGTGGAACCGACGAACGCGAACTGAACTCGGGATTCTGACATCCGCTCGACGAGTCCGCCCCCGACAAGTTCTATCGTGTGTTGCGACGTCCACCGACTCGGGGTCAATCGTCTGTTTTTCGGAGTGAGCGGGCCTGTACGGGTGTGACGGGCGGTACAACTGTTTCACACGGCGGCGAAAACCCTCATATTATACAATAAAGTTAAGTGGCGTGTGTTCACATACTGCGGTATGTCCATCAGAGAATCGCTAGTGTCAGGCAGGTTATACGGGTATCGCCGTGGCCTGTTCGAATCGCTCTCGAAGCGGTGGGTCTTCGTCGCATTGACCGTCGTTCCGGCACTCGCGGTGTTCGTCTTCGTCAACCTGTTCCCGATGATGTGGGCCTTCGCGGCCGCGTTCTTCGAGGTCGGTGCGTTCCAGCCGACGTGGGAGTGGACCGGACTCGAGAACTTCAGACTCGTGTTGAACGACAGTCGGTTCTGGGACAGCCTGCGGCTGTCGATCGTCTTCGCCGTCGGATCGGTCACGCTGCAGGTGATCGCGGGGACCGCTCTCGCCCTCCTGCTCAACCGGTCGTTTAGTTTTAAACGCGTCGTCCGAGCGATCGCGCTTCTCCCCTACATCGTCCCGACGGCCGTCCTCAGCTTCGTTGCGCTGTGGATGGGTAACGCCCGGTACGGAATCATCAACCAGCTGTTGGTCCAAGTGGGACTCATTCAGGAACCTCTCGCGTGGTACGGCTCGCTCGACTTGGCGATGCCCTCAGTTATCGTCACGAGCAGTTGGAAGTTCACGATCTTCGTGACGATCATCGTTCTCGCCCGGCTCCAGAGTATCCCGCCGAGTATCTACGAAGCGGCGACGGTGTCCGGTGCCTCGAAGCTCGATCGGTTCGTCGACATCACGCTCCCGAACCTGAAGGGGGTCCTGTTTATCGTCGTCCTGTTACGCGGCGTGTGGATGTTCAACAAGTACGACATCATATACATCCTGACTAACGGCGGGCCGCAGAACCAGACGATGATCGCATCGATCTACGCCTACCGGACCGCGTTCTCCGACTTCAATCTCGGGCGGGCCGCCGCGGTTTCGACGCTCCTGTTTATGCTGTTGATCGGGGCCGCAATCGTGTACTTCCACTACTTCGAGCCGTCTCAGGAGGTGCGTGTCGAATGAGCGGAAGCACGCCGAACACGCCGATGGAGTTCTGGTACAACCTCCCGTACGAGAGTCGACAGAACGTGTACAACTGGATGTTGAACCTCGTCCTCGCGATCGGACTCGTCATCGTTCTGTTCCCGATTTACTGGATGCTCGCGACGTCGTTCATCCCTCCGACGGAGCTGTTCTCCGTACCGAACCCGCTCGTTCCGACGAACGTCACGCTCGAGTCGTACACGGCGGTTTTGGACACCGACGTTCTCCTATGGTACCGGAATACGGTCATCTTCGCGGGCGGCGTCGTCACGCTGACGACTGTCGCGGCGACGCTCGGCGGCTACGGTCTGGCCCGACTGGACATTCCGTACAAGAAAACGTTCGCGCGGGTGATCCTCTTCGGCTACATGTTCCCGCCGATCCTGCTATCGATCCCGATGTTCATCTTCTGGCGACAGATCGGGATCATCAACAGCCTCCCGGGTGTCATCCTCGCACAGACCGCCACGACGCTCCCGTTCTCGCTGTGGCTGATGTGGCAGTTCTTCCAGACAGTCCCGTACTCCTACGAGGAGTCCTCGCGGGTGATCGGTTCCTCGCGGTTCCAAGCCTTCTACGAGATCGCGCTTCCGCTGGCGAAGCCGGGGATGATCGCCGTCGCGATCTTCTCCTTCGCTATCGCGTGGGGTGCGTACACGATCCCGTCGATCCTGTTGACGAACAGCTCTAACTGGGTGCTCACGCTGGGACTGTACAGCTTCACGCAGGCGGAGTCCGTCCTCTGGGGGCAGATTATGGCGGCGTCGACGCTGTTGGTCCTGCCGACGTTCTTCTTCGTGTACTACCTCCAGAAGTACATCCTCCGCGGCTTCCAAGCGACGCGGATCTGAGGCCGACTCGGACTCGGCGTTCGAGTTCTGTTCGGGTTCGGATTTCCGTTCTGGTGACACTGTTCGTCGGCACCTACTATCGGCGACCGCTCCGTCGACGACATCGAAGCCGTGCCCGGGCCCGTGGTGACCCGATAGTCTTTCTCGAACGCGATCACGGACGCAACGATCGGTGTACGTACATCACGCGAGCACACCCACCGGAAGGCGAACGGAGAGTGGACGAAGAATAAAGAGCGAGGGGCGAGGGACAAACGGGGAGAACAGTCGCGATTCGGTCAGGCCTGCGCGTCGTCGACGACCTGTTGGAGCTCTTCAGCCCGCTGATCGATCACGTCAGCGGGATCTTCACCGCGGAGGAGGACGTCGGACTCGAGGTTCCAGATCGGTTCGGAGTAGTACGCGCTCGTGTAGGGGTTCGGCGGCTCCGTCGTCCCCCCCTCCATCGTCTTATGAGTGAGCTTCGAGAACGCCTCGTCTTGGTAGACGCTGAACTGTTCGTCCGTCCACCCGGACTGGTAGATGTCGGTCGAGCGGATGCCTTCGAGGTATCGGTCGCTCTGTTTGATCGTGGGCCAGGAAGGGATGTTCTGGACCGGCGAGAGTTCGAGCAGGAGGTCCGTGAGGAACTCTTGGTTCGTCGCGTACTGAATGAACGCCTTGGCGGCTTCCGTGTTGCCTCCTTGATACGCGACGAATCCCTCGGCGCTTCCCTCTGCGGCGTCGTCGCCGCGGCCCGCCGGCATCCCCGGAACGATCTCGATGTCCTGCGCGAAGTCCCGGCCGTTTCTGATGGCCGCGTTCTTCGTTCGGATACCCGCGTACCACGTGCTGGCGACCTGCCCCGACTGGATGATGTTCTGCGTCGTCGCCCAGCCCGAGTCCTCGCCGGCGGGCGACCACTGCTGGCGCTCCGCCAAGTGATTCAGGAGTTCGATCGTCCGCTCTCGGTAGGGCTCCTCGTGGAAGTTGATCTGCACTCGGTCGTCCTGCCACTCCGTGATCGACCCGTCGTTCGTCCACAGCCACGAGAGGAACCGGACCGTCGAGGGGCTTCCGGTCATAATCGGGACGTACGTTCCGCGCACGTCGTTGTCCAACGCGTCGACTTCGCGTGCGTACTCGTTGGCCTTCTCCCACGTGTCGGGGACGACGTCCGAGAGGTCGCTCCGGTACGTGAACGTTGAGATGTTGTGGAAGAACGGGAGCATCCACCGGTTCCCCTCCACCTCGATGATGTTCTGGACGACGTCTGTCGGCTCTCCGAGCGTCTCGATCACTTGGTCGTACGCGTCGTCGAGCGGGGCGAGAACGCCTCGGTTCCGCAGGATCATCGCTTCGCCGAACGACTGGATGCTGACCTCCGGCGGATCCCCGGCTTGGATGAGCTGGACGATCCGATCGAGGCTGCTGACACCGGTCGTGACGAACTCGACCTCCATATTCGCGCCGGTCGCGTCCTCGAAGTCGGACGCGATACCCCGCCAGAGATCCTGAATGTTGTCCACTTGGGCGACCGTGATGAAGTGGATGTCCTCCCCGGACAGGTCGGGGAGGCCGTTCTCGGTGTTCGAGGTCGTCTGCCCTCCTCCACCCCCGTCCGACGATCCACCGTCGTCTCCGCCGCCGTTCGAGTCTGAGTCTCCGCCACTGGAACAGCCTGCCAGTCCGCTCATCCCCACAGCGGCAGAGCCACCGATTGCCTTGAGCGCCCTGCGTCGCGTGACGTTACGTAATTTTTCAACCATCGCCATCTATGATGATATAGAGGAAATATTAATATCTTTCTCTAAATTAGATATATATTCAAATTGTCCCTTACCGCTCAACGGGTCGCAGCAACGGTCGACTGAAGCGGATTCTCGCGTTACGATCGAGTAGCGCCGATCACAGCACACAGCGGGACCGACAGCTTGTGACGCACTGAGTTCGATATTATCCGAAAAGAGACACCGGCTTACGTCTCCTCACTTGTCCGTATCGACCGGTTACAGCGCAGCTACGACAGTAGTTCGTTAGTTCGTATCACAAACCTATCGGAGAATACCGAACACGAACTGCGAGTACCACATACGGGGTTATCTCAGAAAACGCCCTCTATAGAACATATCTATGGAAGATCTAGCCCGTGCTTTGGATGTATATTAATTATAATACTTTGCACAAGAAAACACTAAATATAGGACCGATAATTGTTCGCATATGCCAAGAGAAAACTCGTCGTACCGGATCAAAACGGCGGCCAACGTCTTCGATATTATCCGAGTCATTCACGATAACGAGGGTGCGACACTCACCGATCTCGAGGACGAAATCGAACTGGCTCGCAGCACGATTCACGATTACGTTCAGACGTTAGCCGAGATCGGCTACGTCATCAAAGACGACGGGACGTTCTACACCTCTCTCGCGTTTCTCAGTTTGGGACACAGAGCGAAGCTGATTCAAACCGCGTGGCGGCAGATCAAACCGGCGCTCGAAGAGATCGGCGACGAGACGGGAGAGAACATCTGGTTCGTCGTCGAGGAGAACGGCAAGGCCGTCTACGTGGATAACTACTCGGGCGACCGAGTCCT
This DNA window, taken from Halobellus sp. LT62, encodes the following:
- a CDS encoding carbohydrate ABC transporter permease, which gives rise to MSGSTPNTPMEFWYNLPYESRQNVYNWMLNLVLAIGLVIVLFPIYWMLATSFIPPTELFSVPNPLVPTNVTLESYTAVLDTDVLLWYRNTVIFAGGVVTLTTVAATLGGYGLARLDIPYKKTFARVILFGYMFPPILLSIPMFIFWRQIGIINSLPGVILAQTATTLPFSLWLMWQFFQTVPYSYEESSRVIGSSRFQAFYEIALPLAKPGMIAVAIFSFAIAWGAYTIPSILLTNSSNWVLTLGLYSFTQAESVLWGQIMAASTLLVLPTFFFVYYLQKYILRGFQATRI
- a CDS encoding ABC transporter substrate-binding protein gives rise to the protein MAMVEKLRNVTRRRALKAIGGSAAVGMSGLAGCSSGGDSDSNGGGDDGGSSDGGGGGQTTSNTENGLPDLSGEDIHFITVAQVDNIQDLWRGIASDFEDATGANMEVEFVTTGVSSLDRIVQLIQAGDPPEVSIQSFGEAMILRNRGVLAPLDDAYDQVIETLGEPTDVVQNIIEVEGNRWMLPFFHNISTFTYRSDLSDVVPDTWEKANEYAREVDALDNDVRGTYVPIMTGSPSTVRFLSWLWTNDGSITEWQDDRVQINFHEEPYRERTIELLNHLAERQQWSPAGEDSGWATTQNIIQSGQVASTWYAGIRTKNAAIRNGRDFAQDIEIVPGMPAGRGDDAAEGSAEGFVAYQGGNTEAAKAFIQYATNQEFLTDLLLELSPVQNIPSWPTIKQSDRYLEGIRSTDIYQSGWTDEQFSVYQDEAFSKLTHKTMEGGTTEPPNPYTSAYYSEPIWNLESDVLLRGEDPADVIDQRAEELQQVVDDAQA
- a CDS encoding carbohydrate ABC transporter permease, with amino-acid sequence MSIRESLVSGRLYGYRRGLFESLSKRWVFVALTVVPALAVFVFVNLFPMMWAFAAAFFEVGAFQPTWEWTGLENFRLVLNDSRFWDSLRLSIVFAVGSVTLQVIAGTALALLLNRSFSFKRVVRAIALLPYIVPTAVLSFVALWMGNARYGIINQLLVQVGLIQEPLAWYGSLDLAMPSVIVTSSWKFTIFVTIIVLARLQSIPPSIYEAATVSGASKLDRFVDITLPNLKGVLFIVVLLRGVWMFNKYDIIYILTNGGPQNQTMIASIYAYRTAFSDFNLGRAAAVSTLLFMLLIGAAIVYFHYFEPSQEVRVE
- a CDS encoding ABC transporter ATP-binding protein → MTIVVNSLRKVYQAGSTEHVAVDGIDLEIGSDEFFTLVGPSGCGKSTTLRCIAGLETPTSGEILVEDEDVTHTAPNNRGLAMMFQDIALYPHMNVIDNIAYPLKVRGVDKEERYERARDVADLMQIPELLQKYPGELSGGQRQRTAIARTIVYDPRAFLMDEPLSDLDAQLKVEIRKEIQRVHDRAEKPTVYVTHDQSEALSMSDRIAVMNDGHIMGIGSPDELYEEPENTFVAGFIGNPSMNFIPGTITTESEGSVSVSMHDDSLELELTEDAPETDDVEIGIRPERVDVVSDSKAGRIRGTLELIERVGDRRLATVDTADGEIRALNLDSDDLQQGSTVSVAFDPSDVHLFDDSTGEALCHPVNYSSTVEPTNAN